From the Burkholderia glumae LMG 2196 = ATCC 33617 genome, one window contains:
- a CDS encoding NuoB/complex I 20 kDa subunit family protein, with protein sequence MSIEGVLKEGFVTTTADKLINWTRTGSLWPVTFGLACCAVEMMHAGAARYDLDRFGVVFRPSPRQSDVMIVAGTLCNKMAPALRRVYDQMAEPRWVISMGSCANGGGYYHYSYSVVRGCDRIVPVDVYVPGCPPTAEALVYGVIQLQAKIRRTSTIARQ encoded by the coding sequence ATGAGTATCGAAGGGGTCTTGAAGGAAGGGTTTGTCACCACGACGGCTGACAAGCTGATCAACTGGACGCGCACCGGGTCGCTGTGGCCCGTCACGTTCGGTCTCGCGTGCTGTGCGGTCGAGATGATGCATGCGGGCGCGGCCCGTTACGATCTCGATCGTTTCGGCGTGGTGTTCCGTCCGAGTCCGCGCCAGTCCGACGTGATGATCGTCGCCGGCACGCTCTGCAACAAGATGGCGCCGGCCCTGCGGCGCGTCTATGACCAGATGGCCGAGCCGCGCTGGGTGATTTCGATGGGATCGTGCGCGAACGGCGGCGGCTATTACCACTATTCCTATTCCGTCGTGCGCGGCTGCGACCGTATCGTGCCCGTCGACGTCTACGTGCCAGGGTGTCCGCCGACTGCCGAGGCGCTCGTCTATGGCGTGATCCAGCTGCAAGCGAAGATCCGCCGGACCAGCACCATCGCCCGCCAATAA
- a CDS encoding NADH-quinone oxidoreductase subunit A: MNLAAYYPVLLFLIVGVGLGVALVGIGKILGPSKPNNEKNSPYECGFEAFEDARMKFDVRYYLVAILFIIFDLETAFLFPWGVALRDIGWPGFMAMMIFLLEFLLGFAYIWRKGGLDWE; encoded by the coding sequence TTGAACCTCGCTGCCTATTACCCCGTCTTGTTGTTCCTCATCGTGGGCGTTGGATTGGGCGTGGCATTGGTCGGCATCGGCAAGATTCTCGGTCCCAGCAAGCCCAACAACGAAAAGAACTCGCCATACGAGTGCGGTTTCGAGGCCTTCGAGGATGCGCGCATGAAGTTCGACGTGCGCTACTACCTGGTTGCTATCCTGTTCATCATTTTCGATCTCGAGACCGCTTTCCTGTTTCCGTGGGGTGTCGCCCTCCGTGACATCGGCTGGCCTGGCTTCATGGCCATGATGATTTTCCTGCTCGAATTCCTGTTGGGTTTCGCCTATATCTGGCGAAAGGGTGGCCTCGACTGGGAGTAA
- the secG gene encoding preprotein translocase subunit SecG yields MSFLKVLIIVVQILSALGVIGLVLLQHGKGADMGAAFGSGASGSLFGATGSANFLSRTTAVLATVFFVATLALTYLGSYKSAPSIGVLGTPASAPAASSAGSQPAAASAPAAGSAASAPGQDVPK; encoded by the coding sequence ATGTCTTTTTTGAAAGTCTTGATTATCGTGGTGCAGATTCTGTCCGCGCTCGGCGTGATCGGCCTCGTGCTGCTCCAGCACGGCAAGGGGGCCGACATGGGCGCCGCGTTCGGCAGCGGCGCATCGGGTAGCCTGTTCGGCGCGACCGGCTCGGCGAATTTCCTGTCGCGTACCACTGCGGTCCTTGCCACGGTATTTTTCGTCGCCACGCTGGCGCTGACCTATCTCGGCTCGTATAAATCGGCGCCGTCGATCGGTGTGCTCGGCACGCCCGCCTCGGCGCCCGCCGCCTCGTCGGCGGGTTCGCAGCCCGCGGCCGCCTCGGCGCCGGCCGCGGGTTCGGCCGCCTCGGCACCGGGCCAGGACGTCCCGAAATAA
- the tpiA gene encoding triose-phosphate isomerase: MSTQRVKRVIGNWKMHGRLNGNRALLGEVLDGAQAVSADVEIGVCVPFPYLAQVGELLAGSRVASGAQDVSAHEQGAYTGEVAGAMIAEFGAKYVLVGHSERRTYHGESSNLVAVKAQRALGAGLTPVVCVGETLAEREAGSTETVVGAQLDAALALLSDQEAARIVVAYEPVWAIGTGKSASSEQAQQVHAFLRSRLAAKGVEQVSVLYGGSVKPDNARELFGQPDIDGGLIGGASLKGGDFLAICRAAQ, encoded by the coding sequence ATGTCGACACAACGAGTGAAGCGGGTAATCGGTAACTGGAAGATGCACGGCCGTCTCAACGGCAATCGCGCGCTGCTGGGCGAAGTGCTCGATGGGGCGCAGGCCGTGTCGGCCGACGTCGAGATCGGCGTATGCGTGCCGTTTCCGTATCTGGCGCAGGTCGGCGAATTGCTTGCCGGCAGCCGTGTCGCGAGCGGCGCTCAGGACGTGTCGGCGCACGAGCAAGGCGCGTACACGGGCGAGGTGGCCGGCGCGATGATCGCCGAGTTCGGCGCGAAATACGTGCTGGTCGGCCACTCCGAGCGCCGTACCTATCACGGCGAATCGAGCAATCTGGTCGCCGTGAAGGCGCAGCGCGCGCTCGGCGCGGGGCTGACCCCGGTGGTCTGCGTCGGCGAGACGCTGGCCGAGCGCGAAGCGGGTTCGACCGAGACGGTGGTCGGCGCGCAGCTCGATGCGGCGCTCGCGCTGCTGTCGGACCAAGAGGCGGCGCGCATCGTGGTTGCCTACGAGCCGGTCTGGGCAATCGGCACGGGCAAGAGCGCAAGTTCGGAGCAGGCACAGCAGGTGCATGCCTTCCTGCGTTCGCGGCTTGCGGCCAAGGGCGTCGAGCAGGTTTCCGTGCTGTACGGCGGCAGCGTGAAGCCGGACAATGCGCGCGAACTGTTCGGTCAGCCCGACATCGACGGCGGCCTGATCGGTGGCGCATCGTTGAAGGGCGGCGATTTCCTGGCGATCTGCCGCGCGGCGCAGTAA
- a CDS encoding NAD(P)H-quinone oxidoreductase has protein sequence MKAIEITEFGAPDVLKLVERPRPDPKRGEVLIKVAAFGINRPDVFQRKGAYAPPPGASDLPGLEVAGEIVDGELGEGAANPFGLKIGDRVCALLAGGGYAEYATAPLGQCLPVPAGLSDVEAASLPETFFTVWSNVFDRAQLGRGEGRDEETLLVQGGSSGIGVTAIQIAHALGHRVFATAGTDEKCRACEALGAERAINYKTEDFVDVVKSLTNDRGADVILDMVAGPYVPRELSALADGGRLVVIALLGGAKAEVSLGEILRRRLTITGSTLRPRPVEFKAKIAANLKETVWPLIESGTVRPVIYRVLPAAEAAAAHALMESSEHVGKIVLEWGASA, from the coding sequence ATGAAAGCGATCGAAATCACCGAATTCGGTGCCCCCGACGTCCTCAAGCTCGTCGAGCGGCCCCGGCCCGATCCGAAGCGCGGCGAAGTGCTCATCAAGGTGGCGGCCTTCGGCATCAACCGGCCCGACGTGTTCCAGCGCAAGGGCGCCTACGCGCCGCCGCCGGGCGCCTCGGACCTGCCCGGGCTCGAGGTGGCGGGCGAGATCGTCGACGGCGAGCTCGGCGAGGGCGCGGCGAACCCGTTCGGTCTGAAGATTGGCGATCGCGTCTGCGCACTACTCGCGGGCGGCGGTTATGCCGAGTACGCGACGGCGCCGCTCGGGCAATGCCTGCCGGTGCCGGCCGGGCTGTCCGACGTCGAGGCGGCGTCGCTGCCGGAGACCTTCTTCACGGTCTGGAGCAACGTGTTCGATCGCGCGCAACTCGGCCGCGGCGAAGGCCGCGACGAGGAGACGTTGCTCGTGCAGGGCGGTTCGAGCGGAATCGGCGTGACGGCGATCCAGATCGCGCATGCGCTGGGCCATCGCGTGTTCGCGACCGCGGGCACCGACGAGAAGTGCCGCGCCTGCGAGGCGCTTGGCGCGGAGCGCGCGATCAACTACAAGACCGAGGATTTCGTCGACGTCGTCAAGTCGCTGACCAACGACCGCGGCGCCGATGTGATCCTCGACATGGTGGCCGGCCCCTACGTGCCGCGCGAACTGAGCGCGCTCGCGGATGGCGGACGGCTGGTCGTGATCGCGCTGCTCGGCGGCGCGAAGGCCGAGGTCAGCCTGGGCGAGATCCTGCGCCGCCGGCTCACCATCACCGGGTCGACGCTGCGTCCGCGCCCGGTCGAATTCAAGGCGAAGATCGCCGCGAACCTGAAGGAAACGGTTTGGCCGCTGATCGAGAGCGGCACGGTGCGCCCGGTGATCTATCGTGTGCTGCCGGCCGCCGAAGCGGCGGCCGCGCACGCGCTGATGGAAAGCAGCGAGCACGTCGGCAAGATCGTGCTCGAATGGGGTGCGAGTGCTTGA
- the pnp gene encoding polyribonucleotide nucleotidyltransferase, protein MSLFNKIVKEFQWGQHKVRLETGEIARQASGAVIVDVEDTVVLATVVGAKNAKPGQDFFPLTVDYIEKTYSAGKIPGGFLRREGRPSEHETLTSRLIDRPLRPLFPEGFYNEVQVVIHVLSINPEVPADIPALIGASAALAVSGLPFNGPVGAARVAYIDNQYVLNPTRDQIKASSLDLVVAGTERAVLMVESEADQLPEDVMLGAVVFGHEQMQTAIDAIHELVREGGKPEWDWQPAPKDEALIANVTAAAQADLLAAYQIRDKQARSAKLKEVYASTSAKLEAEAAAAGTTAADKATVGNILFDIEAKIVRSQILNGEPRIDGRDTRTVRPIEIRTGVLPRTHGSALFTRGETQALVVATLGTKGDEQIIDALEGEYRDRFMLHYNMPPFATGETGRVGSPKRREIGHGRLAKRALVACLPSADEFGYSIRVVSEITESNGSSSMASVCGGCLALMDAGVPMKAHVAGIAMGLILEDNKFAVLTDILGDEDHLGDMDFKVAGTEAGVTALQMDIKIQGITKEIMQVALAQAKEGRMHILGKMKESVSGANTTLSEFAPRMITVKINPEKIRDVIGKGGSVIRALTEETGTTIDISDDGVVTIASTSSEGMAEAKKRIEQITAEIEVGQVYEGAVLKLLDFGAIVNLLPGKDGLLHISEIVNERVKDINDYLKEGQVVKIKVIQVDEKGRVRLSAKALLNEQNDAPQQ, encoded by the coding sequence ATGTCTCTGTTCAACAAGATCGTGAAGGAATTCCAGTGGGGCCAGCACAAGGTGCGCCTCGAAACGGGTGAAATCGCCCGTCAGGCAAGCGGCGCCGTGATCGTCGACGTCGAGGACACCGTGGTGCTCGCGACCGTGGTCGGCGCGAAGAACGCGAAGCCGGGCCAGGATTTCTTCCCGCTGACGGTCGACTACATCGAGAAGACCTACTCCGCCGGCAAGATTCCCGGCGGCTTTCTCCGCCGCGAAGGCCGTCCGTCGGAGCACGAGACGCTGACCTCGCGCCTGATCGATCGTCCGCTGCGCCCGCTGTTCCCGGAAGGCTTCTACAACGAAGTCCAGGTCGTGATCCACGTGCTGTCGATCAACCCGGAAGTGCCGGCCGACATCCCCGCGCTGATCGGCGCGTCGGCCGCGCTTGCCGTCTCGGGCCTGCCGTTCAACGGCCCGGTCGGCGCCGCGCGCGTGGCCTACATCGACAACCAGTACGTGCTGAATCCGACGCGTGACCAGATCAAGGCATCGAGCCTCGATCTCGTCGTTGCCGGGACGGAGCGCGCGGTGCTGATGGTCGAGTCGGAAGCCGACCAACTGCCGGAAGACGTGATGCTCGGCGCGGTCGTGTTCGGCCACGAGCAGATGCAGACCGCGATCGACGCGATCCACGAACTGGTCCGCGAAGGCGGCAAGCCGGAATGGGACTGGCAGCCGGCGCCGAAGGACGAGGCGCTGATCGCCAACGTGACGGCAGCGGCGCAGGCCGACCTGCTGGCCGCCTACCAGATCCGCGACAAGCAGGCCCGCTCGGCCAAGCTGAAGGAAGTCTACGCATCGACCTCGGCGAAGCTCGAGGCTGAAGCGGCGGCAGCGGGCACCACCGCCGCCGACAAGGCGACCGTCGGCAACATCCTGTTCGACATCGAGGCGAAGATCGTCCGTTCGCAGATCCTGAACGGCGAGCCGCGCATCGACGGCCGCGACACGCGCACCGTGCGCCCGATCGAGATCCGTACCGGCGTGCTGCCGCGCACCCACGGCTCGGCGCTGTTTACGCGCGGCGAGACGCAGGCGCTGGTGGTGGCGACGCTCGGCACCAAGGGCGACGAGCAGATCATCGATGCGCTCGAAGGCGAATACCGCGACCGCTTCATGCTCCACTACAACATGCCCCCGTTCGCGACCGGCGAAACGGGCCGCGTCGGCTCGCCGAAGCGCCGCGAAATCGGCCACGGCCGCCTCGCCAAGCGCGCGCTGGTGGCGTGCCTGCCGAGCGCCGACGAATTCGGCTACTCGATCCGCGTCGTCTCGGAAATCACCGAATCGAACGGGTCGTCGTCGATGGCGTCGGTGTGCGGCGGCTGCCTCGCGCTGATGGACGCGGGCGTGCCGATGAAGGCGCACGTCGCCGGCATCGCGATGGGCCTGATCCTCGAGGACAACAAGTTCGCGGTGCTGACCGACATCCTCGGCGATGAAGACCACCTCGGCGACATGGACTTCAAGGTCGCGGGCACCGAAGCCGGTGTCACCGCGCTGCAGATGGACATCAAGATCCAGGGCATCACGAAGGAAATCATGCAGGTCGCGCTCGCGCAGGCCAAGGAAGGCCGCATGCACATCCTCGGTAAGATGAAGGAATCGGTGTCGGGTGCGAACACGACGCTGTCCGAATTCGCGCCGCGCATGATCACTGTCAAGATCAACCCGGAAAAGATTCGCGACGTGATCGGCAAGGGCGGTTCGGTGATCCGTGCGCTGACCGAGGAAACCGGCACGACCATCGACATCTCCGACGACGGCGTCGTGACCATCGCGAGCACCAGCAGCGAAGGCATGGCCGAGGCGAAGAAGCGCATCGAGCAGATCACCGCCGAGATCGAAGTCGGCCAGGTCTACGAAGGCGCGGTGCTGAAGCTCCTCGACTTCGGCGCGATCGTGAACCTGCTGCCGGGCAAGGATGGCCTGCTGCACATCTCGGAAATCGTCAACGAGCGTGTGAAGGACATCAACGACTACCTGAAGGAAGGCCAGGTCGTGAAGATCAAGGTGATCCAGGTCGACGAGAAGGGCCGCGTGCGGCTGTCGGCAAAGGCGCTCCTGAACGAGCAGAACGACGCACCGCAACAGTAA
- the rpsO gene encoding 30S ribosomal protein S15: MSVADIKKSDVVAQFARGANDTGSPEVQVALLTARIVELTGHFKTHAKDHHSRRGLLRMVSRRRKLLDYLKGKDADRYRALIEKLGLRK, from the coding sequence ATGTCGGTTGCAGATATCAAGAAGTCGGATGTTGTTGCTCAGTTCGCGCGTGGCGCCAACGACACGGGTTCGCCCGAAGTCCAGGTCGCGCTGCTCACCGCGCGTATCGTCGAACTGACGGGTCACTTCAAGACCCACGCGAAGGATCACCACAGCCGCCGCGGCCTGCTGCGCATGGTGAGCCGCCGCCGCAAGCTGCTCGACTACCTGAAGGGCAAGGATGCCGACCGCTATCGCGCGCTGATCGAGAAGCTGGGTCTGCGTAAGTAA
- a CDS encoding carbonic anhydrase, translating into MNRAKSLLAANAAWASETAERAPGFFDGLAQGQNPRVLWIGCADSRVPAEAITHSAPGELFVHRNIANLFQPGDDNGASVLEYAVRVLKVDHVIVCGHYGCGGVRASLLPPPADLPHVARRIAPLCALAARHRGTLDGLPADQAADRLAELNVQEQVRLLRESPIVRAGDPPPLVHGWIFSLSDGLLKVLTSGYPDADGRLADVPDASGMPRDASRADVLKAA; encoded by the coding sequence ATGAATCGCGCCAAAAGCCTGTTAGCCGCCAACGCCGCCTGGGCCAGCGAAACCGCCGAACGCGCGCCCGGCTTCTTCGACGGTCTCGCGCAGGGCCAGAACCCGCGCGTGCTCTGGATCGGCTGCGCCGACAGCCGCGTACCCGCCGAAGCGATCACCCATAGCGCGCCGGGCGAGCTGTTCGTGCACCGCAACATCGCGAACCTGTTCCAGCCCGGCGACGACAATGGCGCGAGCGTGCTCGAATACGCAGTGCGCGTCCTGAAGGTCGATCACGTCATCGTCTGCGGCCATTACGGCTGCGGCGGCGTGCGCGCATCTCTGCTGCCGCCGCCGGCCGACCTGCCGCACGTGGCGCGCCGCATCGCGCCGCTCTGCGCGCTCGCGGCCCGCCACCGCGGCACGCTCGACGGCCTGCCCGCCGACCAGGCCGCCGATCGCCTCGCCGAGCTGAACGTGCAGGAACAGGTGCGCCTGCTGCGCGAAAGCCCGATCGTGAGGGCCGGCGATCCGCCGCCGCTCGTCCACGGCTGGATCTTCTCGCTGTCGGACGGCCTGCTGAAGGTGCTGACGTCGGGCTACCCGGACGCCGACGGCCGGCTCGCCGATGTCCCCGACGCCAGCGGCATGCCACGCGACGCCTCGCGCGCCGACGTGCTGAAGGCTGCCTGA
- a CDS encoding SulP family inorganic anion transporter, protein MNPRTFLSTFPRDAVAGTVVFLVALPLCLGIANASGVEPFAGLVSGIIGGLVVALLSGSSLSVSGPAAGLVVIVVDGIAQLGGFPAFLLAVALSGLLQLGLGLLRAGRLAAYVPSPVIKGMLAAIGLLLIVKQVPFALGLHGGTAPFSAHALAAAALALASLALLVAWDSGALRRFALVRNVPAPLVVVVLGIAVTLALDALAPAFAPPAEHRVALPALDSLAALDGALANIEFGPHFAQLWNPAVWRVAITLAIVASLETLLSLEAVEQIDPKRRAPLPDRELKAQGIGNLVAGVVGGLPITSVIVRSSVNVHAGAQSRISAVVHGVLLLASVFLLTELINLIPLATLAAILIHTGFKLAKPALFAAVARQGPAAFAPFVATIAGVLAIDLLAGIGLGIVCSVLAVALANLRNPATLARHDDHYLLTFRKDVSFLGKVRVKHDLRQIPDGAVVIIDATRADYLDHDVRELIDAFVAEAPARGISVDYRQPARSRDGSWRFGALRSPAPQ, encoded by the coding sequence ATGAATCCACGCACCTTCCTTTCCACGTTTCCGCGCGACGCCGTTGCCGGCACCGTGGTGTTCCTCGTCGCGCTGCCACTGTGCCTCGGCATTGCCAATGCCTCCGGCGTCGAGCCATTCGCGGGGCTCGTCTCCGGCATCATCGGCGGCCTCGTGGTCGCGCTGCTGAGCGGCTCGTCGCTGTCCGTGAGCGGCCCCGCGGCCGGCCTTGTCGTAATCGTCGTCGACGGCATCGCGCAGCTCGGCGGCTTCCCGGCCTTCCTGCTCGCCGTCGCGCTGTCGGGCCTGCTGCAGCTGGGCCTCGGCCTGCTGCGCGCGGGCCGGCTCGCGGCCTACGTGCCCTCGCCGGTGATCAAGGGCATGCTGGCCGCGATCGGCCTGCTGCTGATCGTCAAGCAGGTGCCGTTCGCGCTCGGCCTGCACGGCGGCACCGCGCCGTTCAGCGCGCATGCGCTTGCCGCCGCCGCGCTCGCGCTGGCCTCGCTCGCGCTGCTGGTGGCCTGGGATTCGGGCGCGCTGCGCCGCTTCGCGCTGGTCCGCAACGTGCCGGCGCCGCTCGTGGTGGTGGTGCTCGGCATCGCCGTGACGCTCGCGCTCGATGCACTCGCGCCCGCCTTCGCGCCGCCCGCCGAACACCGCGTCGCGCTGCCGGCACTCGATTCGCTCGCCGCGCTCGACGGCGCGCTGGCGAACATCGAATTCGGCCCTCATTTCGCTCAACTCTGGAATCCGGCGGTCTGGCGCGTGGCCATCACGCTCGCGATCGTCGCCAGCCTCGAAACGCTGCTCTCGCTCGAAGCCGTCGAACAGATCGATCCGAAGCGCCGCGCACCGTTGCCGGACCGCGAGCTGAAGGCGCAGGGCATCGGCAACCTGGTGGCGGGCGTCGTCGGCGGCCTGCCGATCACCTCGGTGATCGTGCGCAGCTCGGTCAATGTCCACGCCGGCGCGCAAAGCCGAATCTCGGCCGTGGTTCACGGCGTGCTGCTGCTCGCCAGCGTGTTCCTGCTGACCGAACTCATCAATCTGATTCCGCTCGCGACGCTCGCCGCGATCCTGATCCACACCGGATTCAAGCTCGCGAAGCCGGCGCTGTTCGCGGCCGTGGCCCGGCAGGGACCGGCGGCGTTCGCGCCGTTCGTGGCGACCATCGCCGGCGTGCTGGCAATCGACCTGCTGGCCGGCATCGGACTGGGCATCGTCTGCAGCGTGCTGGCCGTCGCGCTCGCGAACCTGCGCAACCCGGCCACGCTCGCGCGGCACGACGACCATTACTTGCTGACGTTTCGCAAGGACGTGTCGTTCCTCGGCAAGGTGCGCGTGAAGCACGACCTGCGGCAAATCCCGGATGGCGCGGTGGTGATCATCGACGCGACGCGCGCCGACTATCTCGATCACGACGTGCGTGAGCTGATCGACGCGTTCGTCGCCGAGGCGCCGGCGCGCGGCATCAGCGTGGACTATCGCCAGCCGGCGCGCTCGCGCGACGGGAGCTGGCGCTTCGGCGCGCTGCGCAGCCCGGCGCCGCAATAA